The Amycolatopsis coloradensis sequence TCCAGGTCGGCCGCCTTGGCCGCCTCGAGGGCGCGTTCCAGCAGCGCGCTCGTGATCTTCGTGTGCCAGCGCGTGGCCACGATCCCGAGCCGGATGTTCTTACAGTCGGACAGGTCGAGTTCGACGTCCGGACGGCCCTCGCCGCTCACCGCGTGCCACCTCCGTTGCCCTGGTCGACCTCGGCGCCGACCTGGTCGAAATGCTCCAGCTGGGACAGGTCGTGCCCCATCCGGTCCCGTTTGGTCTTGAGGTAGCGCAGGTTCTCCGGGTTCGGCGAGATCGGCAGCGACACTCGCCCGCTCACCCGCAGGCCGTAGCCCTCCAGCCCGACACGCTTGGCCGGGTTGTTCGTCAGCAGCCGCATCGAGCGGACGCCGAGGTCGCACAGGATCTGCGCGCCGGTGCCGTAGTCCCGCGCGTCGGCGGGGACGCCGAGCTGCAGGTTCGCGTCGACGGTGTCCGCGCCGGCGTCCTGCAGCTGGTAGGCCTGCAGTTTGTGCAGCAGCCCGATGCCGCGGCCCTCGTGGCCGCGGATGTAGAGCACGATCCCGCGCCCTTCCTTGGCGACCGCTTCCAGCGCGGCCTCCAGCTGCGGGCCGCAGTCGCAGCGCAGCGAACCGAAGACGTCACCGGTCAGGCATTCGGAGTGCACGCGGACCAGGATGTCCTCGCCGTCGCCGATCTCGCCGTAGACGAACGCGATGTGCTCGATCCCGTCGAGCAGGCTGTCGTAGCCGACCGCCCGGAACGTGCCCGCGGCCAGCGGGATACGCGCCTCGGCGACCCGCTCGACCTGCTTCTCGGTGCGCCGCCGGTACGCGATCAGGTCGGCGATGGTGATCATCTTGAGCTCGTGGTCCGCGGCGAAGACCTCGAGCTCGTCGCGACGGGCCATGTCGCCCTCGTCCTTCTGCGAAACGATCTCGCAGAGCACGCCGGACGGGGAAAGCCCGGCGAGCCGGGCCAGGTCGACGGCGGCTTCGGTGTGCCCCGGGCGCCGCAGGACGCCGCCCTGCTTGGCGCGCAGCGGGACCACGTGGCCGGGCCGCCGGAAATCCGACGCCTTGGAGGCCGGGTCGGCGAGCAGCCGGACGGTGTGCGACCGGTCGGCCGCGGAGATACCGGTGGTGATGCCCTCGGCGGCGTCGACCGTGACGCTGTACGCGGTGCCACGCTGGTCCTGGTTCGTGTGGTACATCGGCGGCAGGTCGAGCCTGTCCGCCTCGGGTTCGGTCAGCGCCACGCAGACGTACCCCGAGGTGTAGCGCACCATGAAGGCCATCAGTTCCGGCGTGGCCTTCTCCGCCGCGAAGATCAGGTCGCCTTCGTTCTCGCGGTCCTCGTCGTCCACCACGACGACCGGACGGCCGGCCTTGATGTCGGCGATGGCCGCCTCGATGGCATCGGCGTTCACGGCCACCCCGCCTCCGCAGGGGGTCAGATCCGCCGACCCCGGAATCGCACTCGTCTCGCTCACGCCCGCTCCTCCGTACCGCCATTGTCCCCCTGCGCGCGCAGGTGCGGCATGGCCAGCTTCTCGACGTACTTGGCGACCACGTCGACCTCGAGGTTCACCAGGTCACCCGGGGTGTTCCGGCCGAGCGTGGTGAGTTCGAGGGTGGTCGGGATCAGGGCGACGGAGAACTCCTCGTCGGTCACCGAAGCGACCGTGAGGGAGACGCCGTCGACCGCGATCGACCCCTTTTCGACCACGTACCGGGACAGCTTCTTCGGCAGCGCGAACGTGGTGAGTCCCTGCTCGTCGCGTTTGAGGAAGACGCCGGTGCCGTCGACGTGGCCCTGCATGATGTGCCCGCCGAGCCTGCCGCCCGCCGGCGTCGCGCGTTCAAGGTTGACGACGTCGCCGACGTGTACCTTAGCGAGGCTGGAGCGCTGCAGGGTCTCGTGCACGACATCGACGGTAAACTCACCGCCCGCCACCGCGACCACGGTGAGGCACACGCCACTCACCGCGATGGAGTCGCCGTGCCCGGCGTCGCTGGTCACCAGCGGCCCCCGAACGGTCAGTCTCGCGGCGTTCGGGACCTGCTCGACCGCGGTGACCTCGCCGAGTTCCTCGACAATGCCGGTGAACACTCCTGCTGCCCTCCTCCTGGCTCGCACCGTCGCTGGGAACGGTGCTCCCCACATCCAACACCCATCGGGGCCGATTCCTTCTCCTGACCCGACGGCGGATCACCGAGGCGGGATCAGCCGCGGACGCGGGCCGCCTGCTCGCGCAGCGCCGCGACCGCCTTACCAGGGTCTTCGGCGCCGTAGACGGCGGAACCGGCGACGAAGCAGTCCACACCGGCTTCGGCGGCCTGCTCGATGGTGTCGGCGTTGATCCCGCCATCGATCTCGACGACGAGCTTGAGGTGGCCGGTGTCGACGAGGCGCCGCGCGGTGCGCACCTTGTCGAGGACGCCTTCGATGAACGACTGACCGCCGAAACCGGGCTCGACCGACATCACCAGCAGCGTGTCGTAGTGCTTGAGGGTTTCGAGGTGGTCCTCGATCGGCGTGTTCGGCTTGATCGACAGCCCGGCCTTCGCCCCGGCGGCGCGCAGGTTCTTCGCCAGCGCGATCGGGTCGTGCGCGGCCTCGACGTGCACGGTGACGTTGTAGGCGCCCGCCTCTGCGTACCCGATGGCCCACTTGTCGGGGTTCTCGATCATCAGGTGGCAGTCGATCGGCACGTCGGTGGCCTTGAGCAGCGACTGCACCACGGGCAGGCCCAGGGTCAGGTTCGGCACGAAATGCGCGTCCATGACGTCGACGTGGACCCAGTCCGCGCGGGTTTCCCCCTCCCCCGCGACGGCGCGGATCTCTTCGCCAAGGCGGGCGAAGTCCGCGGAGAGGATGCTGGGTGCGATCAAAGGTCGGTGAGCCACGCGCCCGAGTGTAGGAGGGTGCCGCTAACGCCCGCTAACCGGCTGTGACCGGCCCGCGGTGGAGGGCTGAAGGGGACTTTCCCCGCATCAGACGCCACGAAAGCTCCCTTCGCCGCGTCGCATGCGGGGAAAGTCCCCTTCAGCCCCCGGTCTGGAGTATGACGCGAAATGGCACCGCAGTGGGAGGTGCGCGCACGCGCCGCCGAATAGCGTTCCGGTCATGGTCAACCCACTCAAGCCCCTGGTCCGGATCGGCAGTTACCGCAGCCTGCCGTTCGGTTTCCTCGGCATGGCGATCACCGCGATCCCGTTCCCGATCGCGCTCATTCCCGCCGTCCTCATCCCGGGCGACGTGCGGGCGAAGGCGGTCTACGGCGTGCTCGCCATGGGCGTACTGGTCGCGCTGGCCGGCTTGCCGGGGCCGATGCGGCGGGTCGGGATCTGGTTCTCCAACCAGATGCTGGGCACCCGGATCGCGCAGCCCTTGCCGAACACGAAGGTCGCCTGGGCGGAGCGCTGGCGTTCGGCGGCCTGGTTGCTCGTGCACACCGCGCTCGGCTGGGTGCTGTTCGGCCTCGGCTGTTTCCTGTTCCTGGGGTTCGTCCTGACCCTGGTGTGGGCGGGAGGTGGCGGCAGTCCCATCGCGATCTTCGGGGAAGAGGTGACGATCGAACCCGGCATCGCCGGAGCGTGGACCCTGCCGATCGGGTTCTTCACGCTCGTGGTGATCGCGTACGTCCTCGCCGGCTTCACCAAACTGTTCCAGTACAGCGCGGTCGCGCTGCTGGGCCCCTCGGCCGCCGAACGCGTCGCCGCCGCCGAAGTCCGGGCGAACCACTTCGAACAGCGCAACCGGCTGGCCCGCGAACTGCACGACTCCATCGGCCACACGCTGACGACGTCGACCATCCAGGCGGCCGCGGCCGCCGAATTGGTCGATTCCGAACCGCAGCTGGTGCGCCGGGCGCTGGGCACCATCGAGGAATCGTCCCGTGCGGCGCTCGAAGACCTCGACCACGTACTGGGCCTGCTGCGGGACGACCGGTCCTCCCGCGAACCCGAACGACGGCTGATCGAAGTCGGCACGCTGGCCGAACGGGCTCGCGCTGGTGGCGCGGTGATCGACTACGAGCTGACCGGGCCCGCCGCGGAACTTCCCGCGACCCTTTCGCGGGAGGCGTACCGGATCGTCCAAGAAGGACTGACGAACGCGCTGCGGCACGCTCATCCCGGCCCGGTGACCGTGCGGGTCGCGGTACTCGCCGACGCGTTGCGGATCGAGATCGTGAACCCGCTCGTGGAGCACACGGCCGCTTCCGGCCGCGGCGGCAACGGACTGCCGGGTCTCACCGAACGCGTCGAAGCGCTGCGCGGCGAGCTCGTCGCCGGCCCCGCCGTCGACGGGGAGCCGCTGTGGCGGCTGGTGACCACGATCCCGCTACGGTCGCGCCCATGACCCTGCGTGTCCTGATCGTCGACGACGAACCCTTGCTGCGTGCCGGTTTGCGCTCGCTGCTCGACAACCAGCCCGATCTGACCGTGTCAGGTGAGGCCGGCGATGGCGGCGAAGTGGTCGATCTGGTGCGGCGGACGCGTCCCGACGTGGTCCTGATGGACGTACGGATGCCCGGGGTGGACGGGATCGAGGCGACCCGGCGGGTACTGGCCGAAATCCCCGAACCGCCGAAGGTCCTCGTGATCACGACGTTCGACAACGACGACTACGTCTACGACGCGCTGCTGGCCGGGGCGAGCGGATTCCTGCTGAAGCGGGCCCGCAAGGAGGAGTTCGCGCACGCCATCCGGACCATCGCCGCCGGGGAGACACTGCTGTTCCCCGACGCGATCCGGCGGATGGTCACCGCGCGCCCGGCGCCGTCCGGCCTCGCTCCCCGGCCGTCTTCGCTGACGAAGCGGGAGACCGAGGTGCTGCGGCTCATCGCCACCGGTAAGTCCAATGTGGACATAGCGGCCGAGCTCGTCATCAGTCTCGAAACCGTCAAGACCCATGTGGGCAACATCTTCGGGAAACTGGGCGCGGCCAACCGGAGCCAGGCGGTGGTGTTCGCCTACGAGACCGGCATCGTCGCGCCAGGGCACAGCCTGCGCTGACCGGCGTGGTGGGGCAGGCCCCCGGTCCGGCGTGGGGGCCCGCACCATGGCTACCGCACGCGCCCGTCCCTAGCTTGGATCCATGCGAAAATCCTTGCCAGGCAAGAAGATCATCGCCGTCGGTTCCCTGGTCGCGCTGCTCGCCGCGACGACCGCCACGCCGGCGCTGGCCGTGACCCATCCGCGGGACGAAGTCGACAAAGCGCTGAAAACGCTGGTGCTGGACGGAGTCCCCGGCGCGCAGGCGACGGTGACGAACCCGTCCGGGCGGACGTGGTCGGAGCGCGAAGGCGTCGGAAACGTCGAGACCGGGACACCGTTCCCGCACGGCTCGAAGTTCCGGGCGGCCAGTATCACGAAGACGTTCGTCGCCGTCGTCGTGCTGCAACTGGTCGCCGAGGGAAAGGTCCGGCTGGACACGCCGATCGACCGGTACCTGCCGGGGCTCGTCAGCGGGAACGGCAACGACGGCACGAAGATCACCGTGCGCCAGCTGCTCCAGCACACCAGCGGGCTCTACAACTATCTCCGTGACCTCGACCTCGAGGAGTGGCGCCATCGCGGTGCCGAACCCGAGGAGCTGGTGGCGATCGGCCTCGCGCATCCGCCGTTGTTCGCGCCCGGCACGAGCTGGTCGTACTCCAACACGAACTACATCATCGCCGGGATGCTGATCGAGAAGCTCACCGGTCGTTCCGTCGCCGACGAGATCCGGAGCAGGATCACCGAACCGCTCGGCCTGGGCGACACCTCCCTGCCGTCGCGCGGCGACGAAGACTTGCCGTATCCGCACGCCAGAGGCTACGCACCGGGCCCCGCCGGCCACACCGACTACACCGAATTCGATCCGTCGGCCGCCGGGGCCTCCGGCGGGCTCATTTCGACCGGCGCGGACCTGAACCGGTTCTACGGCGCGCTCGTCGACGGCCGCCTCCTGCCGCGTGCGCAACTGGCGGAGATGCAGCGGACCGTGCCGGCGCCCGTCGGGCTCCCGGGCGCGGAGTACGGCCTCGGGATCGCGTCCGTCCCGCTGTCGTGCGGCGGTAGGTTCTGGGGGCACGGCGGGAACATCGTCGGCTACGCGAACCTGTCGGGCGCCGTCCCGCACGGCAGGCGGGTGAACGTCGTGGTGAACCTGAATCCCGCGCCGCCCAAGGTGGCCGACGACCTCGCCAAGGCGCTGGACACCGGGTTCTGCGCCCGCTAAACCGACGGCAGCAGGTCCAGCACGGAGGTCCACGAGGCCTCCGGGCTGAGCCTCGCGGTGGTGACCCCGGCGGAGGCGAGCGTGTCGAGATGGCGCTGCCACGCCGGATGGTGGATCCGCGTGTCCTGGATCTGGTAGCCCAGCACGATCGTGATGCCCGGCGTGCCGAGGACGTCGCCGAGCAGGGTCAGCGCCTGGTTGTCGGCGATGCCCAGCGCCAGTTTCGCCACGGAGTTCGCGGACGCGGGCGCGAAGAGGAACACCTCGGGATCCGGATGCGGCCGGGGTTCGCCCGGCAGCCGGGAGGTACTGCGGACCGGCAGCTCGGTGCACTTTTCGAGGTCACCGAACCCGCCGGTCTCCTCCAGCCAGCGGGCCGCGGTGGGGGTCAGCGTGATCGCGAGCTCCCAGCCGCGGTCCGCGGCCGGTTTCGCGAGCTGCGCGGCGAACCGGGTGTCCAGTCCGCCGCACGAGCTCGCGACCAGGCCGAGGACCCTGCTCACCCGGCGGATTCCGGCTTCCGCAGGACGGCGCAGAACATCGCGTCCGTGCCGTGGCGGTGCGGCCACAACTGGACGTACGGGCCGTTGCCGAGCTGCGGGACGCCCGGGAAGAACTCCCGCGCGTCGACGATCTGGGCGCCGGCGCGGCGTGCGGTCTCCCCCACAACGCCTTCGGTCTCGGCCAGATGCGGCGAGCAGACGACGTAGGTGACGACGCCGCCGGGTCGGACCAGGTCCAGTGCCGCGGTGATCAGCTGGCCCTGCAGTTTCGTCAGATCCGAGATGTCGCTGGGCTGACGGCGCCAGCGCGCCTCCGGGCGGCGGCGCAGCGAGCCGAGACCGCTGCACGGCGCGTCGACCAGGACACGGTCGTAGCCCGGTTCGAGGCCGGTCTCGCGGCCGTCGGCGACGTGGACCGTCACCGGCAGGCCCTGGACGGCGTGCTCGATCAGCTTCGCGCGGTGCGGCGCCTTCTCGACGGCGTCGACGGTCGCGCCGCTGATCGCCGCCAGCGCGCCGAGCAGCGCGGCCTTGCCACCCGGGCCGGCACACAGATCCAGCCAGCGCTCGTCGGAGCCGGTGAGCGGGACCTTCGTGACGGCGACGGCGCACAGCTGGCTGCCCTCGTCCTGCACCGCGGCCAGCTTTTCCTTGATCGGCTCGATGTCGCCGGGGTCGCCGGAGCCCGCGGGCATCCGGACGCCGTAGGGCGAGTACGGCGCGACGTCGCCGCCGGTGATCGCGGCCAGTTCATCGGCACTGATCTCGCCGGGCCGGGCGACCAGATGGACGTCGGGGCGGTCGTCGTCGGCCTCCAGGGCCGCCTTCAGCTCAGGCCCCTTGTCCCCCAAGGCTTCCGCGAACGACCGGGCGACCCAGCGCGGATGCGCCGTCCGCAGGGCGTAGGCCCCGATCGGGTCGGCGGCCTCGTCGGGCGCCAGCTCGTTCAGCCAGGTCTCTTCGTCCTTTTCGGACACAGAGCGCAGCACGGCATTCACGAAACCCGCGATCCAGGAACCGACTTCGGCACGAACGAGGTCCACAGTGGACCCGACGGCGGCGTGCTGGGGGATGCGGGTGCGCAGCAGCTGGTAGGCGCCGAGCCGCAGCCCGTCCAGCACGATGGCGTCCACCTTGGCCAGCGGCCGGTCGAGGCAGGCCTCGATGACGGCGTCCAGCATGCCGACCGCGCGGCAGGTGCCGTAGGTCAGTTCGGTGGCCAGCGCCGCGTCACGACCGGAGATCCGGCGGGTGCGCAGCAGTTGCGGCAGCACCAAGTTCGCGTATGCGTCGTCCTCCCGGACCGCGCGCAGGACGTCGAAGGCGACCTGACGAGCCGGGTCGATCTGCGGCGGGCGGCTCGGCCCCTCTTTACGCTGGCCCGGGCGGCCGCGATCCGGCCTCGACGGCCGGCGTTCCCTACGCTCGTTCACTGCAGGCGCTCTCCTTGTTCGATCCTCGTACCGCGCGCCCAGTCGGTGGCCGCCATCCGCTTCTTTCCCTGCGCCTGCACCTCGCCCAGCCGCACCGGCTTCGACGCCGTGCCGACCAGGACCCGCTTGCGCTCCACGACCAGTTCACCGGGCGGGGGCCCCGGCTCGTCGACGACCGTCACCGGGCCGAGCTTCAGCCGCTCGCCCCGGAACTCCGCCCAAGCGCCCGGTTCCGGCGTGACCGCGCGGATCTGCCGGTCGACCGCGGTGGCCGGGTCGGCGAACGACACGCGTGCGTCCTCGACGGTCACCTTGGGCGCGTAGGTCACTCCGTCGCCGGTCTGCTCCACCGCACGCAGCGTTCCGTCGGCGATCCCGTCCATCGTGGACACGAGCAGCTTCGCCCCGGACTCCGCCAGCCTGGCGAGCAGTTCCCCGGCGGTGTCGGTGTCGGCGATCCGCTCGGTGACCACGCCGAAGACCGGGCCCGCGTCGAGCTCCTTGACGATGCGGAAGGTCGAGGCGCCGGTGATCTCGTCCCCGGCGCGGATCGCGGCCTGGACCGGCGCGGCGCCACGCCAGGCGGGCAGCAGCGAGAAGTGCAGGTTGACCCAGCCGTGCGCCGGGATGTCCAGCGCGGCCTGGGGCAGCAACGCCCCGTACGCGACCACCGGGCACGCGTCAGGCGCGATCTCCGCGAGCCGGGCGAGGAACGCGGGGTCGCTCGCCTTCGGCGGGGTCAGCACCTCGATCCCGTGCTCGTCGGCCAGCGCGCCGATCGGGGACCGGACGACCCGGCGACCGCGGCCGGCCTGTGCGTCCGGGCGGGTGACGACGGCGACGACCTCGTGCCGCTCGGACGCGAGGAGCGCGCGCAGCGACGGGACGGCGGGCTCGGGGGTGCCGGCGAAGACGAGGCGCATCAACGCACCTCCGCCGGGGGGACGGGTACCTCTGACTGGGCGAACATCGCCGCTCAGTCTAGAAGGGCCCCGCCGCCGGGGCGCGCTCGCTGTCCCCGTGCGGGGTGAAGGGAGCTTTCCCCGCATGTCATGCNGCCTCAGCTCCTTCACCGGCTTGCCGTCGTCGTAACGCAGCCACGGCGACGGCGCGCCGGACGCCCGCGGCCGACTTCAGGTCCGCGGCCCGCGCCGTGCTCTCCCACGGGAGCTCCAGCTCGGGACGGCCGAAGTGGCCGTACGCGGCCGTCGGCGCGTAAATCGGGCGGAGCAGGTCGAGGTCGCGGATGATCGCGGCCGGACGCAGGTCGAAGACCTCCTGGATGGCGGCCTGGATCTTCGACGGGTCGACCGTCTCGGTGCCGAAGGTCTCGACGAAGAGGCCCACCGGGGCCGCCTTGCCGATCGCGTACGCCACCTGTACCTCGGCACGCGAGGCGAGACCGGCGGCGATGACGTTCTTCGCCACCCAGCGCATCGCGTACGCGGCCGAGCGGTCCACCTTGGAGGGGTCCTTGCCGGAGAACGCGCCGCCACCGTGACGGGCCATGCCGCCGTAGGTGTCGACGATGATCTTGCGGCCGGTCAGGCCCGCGTCACCCATCGGACCGCCGATGACGAAGCGGCCGGTCGGGTTGACCAGCAGCCGCACGTTGGAGGTGTCGAGACCGAGCTCGGCGATCTCCGGGGCGACCACGTGCTCGCGGACGTCGACGCCGAGCATCTGCTCGAGGTCGATGCCGTCGGCGTGCTGGGTGGACACGACCACCGTGTCGAGCCGCACCGGCTGGTCACCGGCGTACTCGATGGTGACCTGGGTCTTGCCGTCCGGGCGCAGGTACGGCAGCACGCCTTCCTTGCGGACCCTGGTCAGGCGCTGCGAGAGCCGGTGCGCCAGCGCGATCGGCAGCGGCATCAGCTCGGGGGTGTCCGAGCAGGCGTAGCCGAACATCAGGCCCTGGTCGCCCGCGCCCTGACGGTTGATCTCGTCCTCGTCGGACTCGACGCGGGACTCGTACGCCGTGTCGACACCCTGCGCGATGTCCGGCGACTGGGAGCCGATCGCGACGTTGACGCCGCAGGAGTTGCCGTCGAAGCCCTTGGCCGAAGAGTCATAGCCGATCTTCAGGATCACGTCGCGGACGATGGTCGGGATGTCCGCGTAGGCCTCGGTGGTCACCTCGCCGGCGACGTGCACCTGCCCGGTGGTGATGAGGGTTTCGACCGCGACCCGGCTGCGCGGGTCTTTAGCCAGCAGACCGTCCAGGATCGAGTCGCTGATGGCATCGCAAATTTTGTCGGGATGACCTTCGGTCACCGATTCCGACGTGAACAGTCTGCTCGTGGACGCGCTCACGGTGGCCGTCACTCCCTCACCTAGACGTCTGATGCCCAGTAAGTTAGGCACCCCTCAGCTTGCAATCAAGCCTACTGACTATCGCTCAGGGGACTCTCAACGCTTCATCAAGGTCACAACAGCATCCCACAATGTGGACGCGAGTTCGGCCTTGGCGCCGAGGGGGATCGGGATTTCGGTGCCGTCGGCCCCGAGCAGCCAGCCCGAGTTGTCCTCGGTCCCGAAGGCCTTCCCCTCACCGACGGCGTTCACCACCAGCAGGTCAGCACCCTTGCGCTTCAGTTTGACCCTGGCGTGATCAAGGACGCCGCCCTTGTCGTCCCCGGTTTCCGCGGCGAAACCGACGATCACCTGGCCGTTTGTCCGGTTTCGCACCAGTTCGGCCAGTATGTCCGCGTTGCGCGCGAGCTCGACCACGGGATCCGGCGCGTCGTCGGACTTCTTGATCTTGTGGTCCGCCCGGTTCGATGGCCGGAAATCGGCGACGGCCGCGGCCATCACCACGACGTCGGCGGTGGCGGCCTCGGCGTGCATCGCCTCGCGCAGTTCCTCGGCGGTCGACACGTGGACGACCTTCGCGCCCGCGGGCTCCGGCAGCGCGATGGTGTGCGCGGCGACCAGGGTGACCTCGGCGCCGCGCTGGGCGGCGACCCGGGCCAGCGCGTAGCCCTGCTTGCCCGACGAGCGGTTGCCCAGATACCGGACCGGATCCAGTGGCTCGCGGGTGCCGCCCGCCGAAATGGCCACGCGCACGCCTTCGAGGTCGCGCGGGAGGGCCTTCGGCACGGCGAGCAGGAGCCGGGCGAGGTCGACGATCTCGGCGGGGTCGGCGAGCCGCCCCTTGCCGGTGTCCTTGCCGGTCAGCCTGCCGGCGGCGGGTTCGGCGACGACCAGGCCGCGCGAGCGCAGCAACGCCACGTTGTCGCGGGTGGCCGGGTGCTCCCACATCTCGGTGTGCATCGCCGGGAAGAAGGCGACCGGGCACCGGGCGGTGAGCAGGGTGTTGGTCAGCAGGTCGTCCGCGATACCGTGCGCGGCCTTGGCGAGCAGGTTCGCCGTGGCGGGCACGACGATCACCAGATCGGCTTCCTTGCCGACGCGGACGTGCTGGACCTCGGGCACTTCGGTGAACACGCCGGTGTGCACCGGGTTCCCGGACAGTGCCTCGAAGGTGGCCGCGCCGACGAAGTTCAGCGCGGCTTCGGTGGGGACCACGCGGACGTCGTGACCGGATTCGGTCAGTCCGCGCAGGACCTCACAGGCCTTGTAGGCGGCGATCCCGCCACCCACGCCCAGGACGACGCGGGGTTTACTCACCCTCGGTGTGCTCGAGCAGGCCGCCGTGGATCTCGCGCAGGGCGATGGACAGCGGCTTCTCGCGCGGGCCCGGCTCGACCAGCGGGCCGACGTACTCCAGCAGGCCCTCGCCCAGCTGGGCGTAGTAGTCGTTGATCTGGCGAGCGCGCTTGGCCGAGTAGATCACCAGCGCGTACTTCGAGCTGACCTTCTCGAGGAGGTCGTCGATGGGCGGGTTGGTGATGCCTTCGAGCTCTTCGTGCAGCGTGGCCTGAGTCGTCACTCGTGGTGCTCCGAATCTTCGGTCTAGTTGTCGCCGGTTATCAAGTTTAGCAACTGCTCAGCGGCCTCTCGCACGTCGGCGTTGACAACGCGCTCGTCGAACTCCCCGGCGGCGGCGAGTTCGCGTTCGGCCTCGGCCAGCCTGGTCTTCACCGCGGCTTCGTTCTCGGTGCCGCGGCCGGTCAGCCTGCCGACCAGTTCTTCCCACGACGGCGGCATCAGCATCACCAGCCGGGCCTCCGGCATCGCCTTGCGGACCTGCCGCGCGCCCTGGAGTTCGATCTCCAGGATCGCGTTGCGGCCCTCGGCGAGCACCCGCTCGACGGGCCCGCGCGGGGTGCCGTAGCAGTTGCCCGCGAACTCGGCGTGTTCCAGCAGTTCGCCGTCGGCGACCATGCGGTCGAACTCGGCCCGGTCGATGAAGTGGTAGTGCTCGCCGTCCACCTCACCCGGTCTCGGCTTCCTGGTGGTCACCGAGACGCTGAAATAGATCTCCGGATCCAGCTTGCGCAGCTCCTTGGCCACGCTCGACTTCCCGACTCCCGAAGGCCCTGAGACGACCGTGAGCCGGTGCCGGGATTCGACTCCCGCCACCGGCTCACCGCCGCGGTCAGCGCCCGGGTTCACCGGGTGGTCCTGACCGGTGCCGCTCACTCGCCGCTGAATTCGGCCAGCAGCGCCTTGCGCTGCCGGTCGCCGAGGCCGCGAAGACGACGGCTGGGTGCGATCTCCAGTCGTTCCATGGTCTGCTGGGCACGGACCTTGCCGACGCCCGGAAGAGCCTCGAGCAGAGCCGAGACCTTCATCTTGCCGAGGACTTCGTTCTCCTCGGCCTGCTTCAACACGTCGACCAGAGTGGTACCGCCCCGCTTCAGCCGCTCCTTCAGCTCAGCACGGATGCGGCGGGCGGCGGCGGCCTTCTCCAGCGCCGCAGCGCGCTGTTCCTCTGTCAGCTGGGGAAGTGCCACGTTTTCCTCCGGTAGTTCTCAAATCTGGGTGGGTGTGGCGACGGTACCCACCCGTTACCTCGGCCCACAATGCGGGGGTGGCCGGTCATGACGGATTCCCGGGCCTGCTATTGGCCATTTTCCAGGGGACCGAGGGAATCCCGGGTCCGCCGAACGGCCGCACGCAGAGCTTCGGGGTCCGGCCCGTGCCTGAGGACGTCGCGGGACGACGCGGGCAGCACACCCGGCAGTCCCGGCCCGAAAAGGGCCCGCAAATC is a genomic window containing:
- a CDS encoding response regulator transcription factor; this translates as MTLRVLIVDDEPLLRAGLRSLLDNQPDLTVSGEAGDGGEVVDLVRRTRPDVVLMDVRMPGVDGIEATRRVLAEIPEPPKVLVITTFDNDDYVYDALLAGASGFLLKRARKEEFAHAIRTIAAGETLLFPDAIRRMVTARPAPSGLAPRPSSLTKRETEVLRLIATGKSNVDIAAELVISLETVKTHVGNIFGKLGAANRSQAVVFAYETGIVAPGHSLR
- a CDS encoding sensor histidine kinase; translation: MVNPLKPLVRIGSYRSLPFGFLGMAITAIPFPIALIPAVLIPGDVRAKAVYGVLAMGVLVALAGLPGPMRRVGIWFSNQMLGTRIAQPLPNTKVAWAERWRSAAWLLVHTALGWVLFGLGCFLFLGFVLTLVWAGGGGSPIAIFGEEVTIEPGIAGAWTLPIGFFTLVVIAYVLAGFTKLFQYSAVALLGPSAAERVAAAEVRANHFEQRNRLARELHDSIGHTLTTSTIQAAAAAELVDSEPQLVRRALGTIEESSRAALEDLDHVLGLLRDDRSSREPERRLIEVGTLAERARAGGAVIDYELTGPAAELPATLSREAYRIVQEGLTNALRHAHPGPVTVRVAVLADALRIEIVNPLVEHTAASGRGGNGLPGLTERVEALRGELVAGPAVDGEPLWRLVTTIPLRSRP
- the rpe gene encoding ribulose-phosphate 3-epimerase yields the protein MIAPSILSADFARLGEEIRAVAGEGETRADWVHVDVMDAHFVPNLTLGLPVVQSLLKATDVPIDCHLMIENPDKWAIGYAEAGAYNVTVHVEAAHDPIALAKNLRAAGAKAGLSIKPNTPIEDHLETLKHYDTLLVMSVEPGFGGQSFIEGVLDKVRTARRLVDTGHLKLVVEIDGGINADTIEQAAEAGVDCFVAGSAVYGAEDPGKAVAALREQAARVRG
- a CDS encoding riboflavin synthase; amino-acid sequence: MFTGIVEELGEVTAVEQVPNAARLTVRGPLVTSDAGHGDSIAVSGVCLTVVAVAGGEFTVDVVHETLQRSSLAKVHVGDVVNLERATPAGGRLGGHIMQGHVDGTGVFLKRDEQGLTTFALPKKLSRYVVEKGSIAVDGVSLTVASVTDEEFSVALIPTTLELTTLGRNTPGDLVNLEVDVVAKYVEKLAMPHLRAQGDNGGTEERA
- a CDS encoding bifunctional 3,4-dihydroxy-2-butanone-4-phosphate synthase/GTP cyclohydrolase II encodes the protein MAVNADAIEAAIADIKAGRPVVVVDDEDRENEGDLIFAAEKATPELMAFMVRYTSGYVCVALTEPEADRLDLPPMYHTNQDQRGTAYSVTVDAAEGITTGISAADRSHTVRLLADPASKASDFRRPGHVVPLRAKQGGVLRRPGHTEAAVDLARLAGLSPSGVLCEIVSQKDEGDMARRDELEVFAADHELKMITIADLIAYRRRTEKQVERVAEARIPLAAGTFRAVGYDSLLDGIEHIAFVYGEIGDGEDILVRVHSECLTGDVFGSLRCDCGPQLEAALEAVAKEGRGIVLYIRGHEGRGIGLLHKLQAYQLQDAGADTVDANLQLGVPADARDYGTGAQILCDLGVRSMRLLTNNPAKRVGLEGYGLRVSGRVSLPISPNPENLRYLKTKRDRMGHDLSQLEHFDQVGAEVDQGNGGGTR
- a CDS encoding serine hydrolase domain-containing protein, with product MRKSLPGKKIIAVGSLVALLAATTATPALAVTHPRDEVDKALKTLVLDGVPGAQATVTNPSGRTWSEREGVGNVETGTPFPHGSKFRAASITKTFVAVVVLQLVAEGKVRLDTPIDRYLPGLVSGNGNDGTKITVRQLLQHTSGLYNYLRDLDLEEWRHRGAEPEELVAIGLAHPPLFAPGTSWSYSNTNYIIAGMLIEKLTGRSVADEIRSRITEPLGLGDTSLPSRGDEDLPYPHARGYAPGPAGHTDYTEFDPSAAGASGGLISTGADLNRFYGALVDGRLLPRAQLAEMQRTVPAPVGLPGAEYGLGIASVPLSCGGRFWGHGGNIVGYANLSGAVPHGRRVNVVVNLNPAPPKVADDLAKALDTGFCAR
- a CDS encoding flavoprotein, whose product is MSRVLGLVASSCGGLDTRFAAQLAKPAADRGWELAITLTPTAARWLEETGGFGDLEKCTELPVRSTSRLPGEPRPHPDPEVFLFAPASANSVAKLALGIADNQALTLLGDVLGTPGITIVLGYQIQDTRIHHPAWQRHLDTLASAGVTTARLSPEASWTSVLDLLPSV